A genomic segment from uncultured Erythrobacter sp. encodes:
- a CDS encoding phytoene/squalene synthase family protein has product MTDVTTRAALVEHARLSIKRGSQSFSAAARLFDKETRERAWLLYAWCRRADDIADNQDMGGELGDQTDLAERLALIRRLTALAFAGEPTGDPAFDALGVVAAEVGLTPQMAEDVIAGFQLDAEDWRPRTEADMLRYCYHVAGAVGVMMAVVMGVSPEDQETLDRANDLGLAFQLSNIARDIVEDDAVGRCYLPEIWLVEQDIEPGQHTKPHHRKELAAMTARLVALVEKHEAAARVGAAKLPFRSRWAVLSAARIYGAIGRKVRKRGPEAWASRTYVPRAEKALYGVRAFLSAVINREKMPAGGIHWGIADYRPSTPPRA; this is encoded by the coding sequence ATGACCGATGTCACCACCCGCGCCGCGCTGGTCGAACACGCGCGGCTGTCGATCAAGCGCGGCTCGCAGAGCTTTTCTGCGGCGGCGCGCCTGTTCGACAAGGAGACCCGCGAGCGGGCGTGGCTGCTCTACGCGTGGTGCCGCCGGGCGGATGACATTGCCGACAATCAGGACATGGGCGGTGAACTCGGCGATCAGACCGACCTCGCCGAACGCCTCGCGCTGATCCGCCGCCTGACTGCGCTGGCCTTCGCAGGCGAGCCGACCGGCGATCCGGCCTTCGATGCGCTGGGCGTGGTCGCCGCCGAGGTGGGCCTCACCCCGCAGATGGCCGAGGATGTGATCGCGGGCTTCCAATTGGACGCCGAAGACTGGCGCCCGCGCACCGAAGCCGACATGCTGCGCTATTGCTACCATGTGGCGGGCGCGGTGGGCGTGATGATGGCGGTGGTGATGGGGGTCTCGCCTGAGGATCAGGAGACGCTCGACCGCGCAAACGATCTGGGCCTCGCCTTCCAGCTGTCGAACATCGCCCGCGACATTGTCGAGGATGATGCGGTGGGCCGCTGTTACTTGCCCGAAATCTGGCTGGTCGAGCAGGATATCGAGCCCGGTCAGCACACCAAACCGCACCACCGCAAGGAACTCGCCGCGATGACCGCGCGGCTGGTCGCGCTGGTGGAGAAGCACGAGGCGGCGGCGCGGGTGGGCGCGGCCAAGCTACCCTTCCGCAGCCGCTGGGCGGTGCTGTCTGCGGCGCGCATCTACGGGGCGATCGGGCGCAAGGTGCGCAAGCGCGGGCCTGAGGCCTGGGCCAGCCGCACCTATGTCCCCCGCGCGGAAAAGGCGCTGTACGGCGTGCGCGCGTTCCTCTCAGCGGTGATCAACCGCGAGAAGATGCCCGCAGGCGGCATCCACTGGGGCATCGCCGATTATCGGCCATCCACCCCGCCCCGGGCTTGA
- a CDS encoding endonuclease domain-containing protein → MIYGPRDTLKRARKLRSEMSLPETMLWRELRKRPGGHKFRRQHPAGVFVLDFYCAKARLDLEVDGWVHNRPARAEQDRNRSNFLSSQGIATTRVPAQRVLEDLEAVVRRIVVICDERIEKLMVPLHHAPHGPPPRSGEDS, encoded by the coding sequence GTGATTTACGGCCCGCGCGACACGTTGAAACGTGCGCGCAAGCTGCGCAGCGAGATGTCATTGCCCGAAACGATGCTATGGCGGGAACTGCGCAAGCGGCCAGGCGGTCACAAGTTTCGTCGCCAGCATCCGGCTGGAGTATTTGTGCTCGATTTCTACTGCGCCAAGGCACGGCTCGATCTTGAGGTGGACGGCTGGGTTCACAACAGGCCGGCGCGCGCAGAGCAGGATCGAAACCGCTCGAATTTTCTCAGCTCGCAGGGCATTGCCACCACGCGCGTCCCGGCACAAAGGGTGCTCGAAGACTTGGAAGCTGTCGTTAGGCGGATTGTCGTGATTTGTGACGAACGGATTGAGAAACTGATGGTGCCCCTCCACCATGCTCCGCATGGTCCCCCTCCCCGTTCCGGGGAGGATTCATGA
- a CDS encoding MipA/OmpV family protein — MTLRSAFGPFGPVVSVAAFCAIFGAAPALAAETETDGAAVVAEAEAEAEPVAVSVQAAQPAPLAGAPPFSFSKPVFDETWATIGLGVGMVPSYAGSDDYIAFPLPLIVGRVGGVGISPNGPGFVLDINSPKPAFGPRKGARIAFGPAFRFRNDRNNRISDEVVARAGKLDAALEVGGNVAVALPNVFKTFDQLSFGVQARWDVLGAHDGMIVEPQITYRAPVGRSFALQVQASAEFVDDSFADYYFTVSPGQALATGLPQFRADGGLNRIGTVAILTYDLDGKPLSGGWAITGVGGVSRLLGDSADTPFTAQRGDANQFIIGLGMAYTF, encoded by the coding sequence ATGACGCTTCGCTCCGCTTTCGGCCCGTTTGGGCCTGTCGTTTCTGTGGCCGCCTTCTGCGCAATCTTTGGCGCCGCACCTGCCCTCGCCGCCGAAACCGAGACTGATGGGGCGGCGGTTGTCGCCGAAGCCGAGGCGGAAGCCGAGCCGGTCGCTGTCTCCGTCCAAGCCGCCCAACCAGCCCCGCTTGCCGGTGCGCCGCCGTTTTCCTTCAGCAAGCCGGTGTTTGACGAGACCTGGGCGACCATCGGCCTCGGCGTCGGGATGGTGCCAAGCTATGCGGGTTCCGATGATTACATCGCCTTCCCGCTGCCGCTGATCGTGGGCCGCGTCGGCGGGGTCGGGATCAGCCCGAATGGCCCCGGCTTCGTGCTCGATATCAATTCGCCCAAGCCCGCCTTCGGCCCGCGCAAGGGCGCGCGGATCGCCTTTGGCCCGGCGTTCCGGTTCCGCAATGATCGCAATAACCGCATCAGCGACGAAGTGGTCGCGCGCGCGGGCAAGCTGGACGCGGCGCTGGAAGTGGGCGGCAATGTCGCGGTGGCCCTGCCCAATGTATTCAAGACCTTCGACCAGCTGAGCTTCGGCGTGCAGGCGCGCTGGGATGTGCTGGGCGCGCATGACGGCATGATCGTCGAACCGCAGATCACCTACCGCGCGCCGGTGGGCCGCAGCTTCGCCTTGCAGGTGCAGGCGAGCGCCGAGTTCGTCGATGACAGCTTTGCCGATTACTACTTCACCGTCAGCCCCGGACAGGCGCTGGCCACCGGACTGCCGCAGTTCCGCGCGGATGGCGGGCTGAACCGCATCGGCACGGTCGCGATCCTGACCTATGACTTGGACGGCAAGCCATTGAGCGGCGGCTGGGCGATCACCGGGGTCGGTGGCGTATCGCGCCTGCTGGGCGACAGCGCCGACACACCCTTCACCGCCCAGCGCGGCGATGCCAACCAGTTCATCATCGGGTTGGGGATGGCCTACACCTTCTGA
- a CDS encoding nuclear transport factor 2 family protein, with product MKALLTTAALLAAAPLAAEPAPERTAEEAAVIATVEAFMRGLAAKDAAAMRAQVTEPSFIAKVEERDGADRVGLIPMAQLIASVSSIPVPVSEPLHGEVVTVDGPVATVRADYDFILDGKRSHCGVDIFTLMRIDGAWKIATITYSHLTTGCGAE from the coding sequence ATGAAAGCCCTTCTCACCACCGCCGCCTTGCTCGCCGCCGCGCCCCTCGCCGCCGAGCCCGCGCCTGAACGCACCGCCGAAGAGGCCGCAGTGATCGCCACGGTCGAGGCCTTCATGCGCGGCCTTGCTGCCAAAGACGCCGCAGCCATGCGCGCGCAGGTCACTGAGCCCAGTTTCATCGCCAAGGTCGAAGAACGTGACGGCGCAGACCGCGTCGGCCTGATCCCGATGGCGCAGTTGATTGCATCGGTGTCGAGCATTCCCGTGCCCGTATCCGAACCGCTGCACGGCGAAGTGGTGACGGTCGATGGCCCCGTCGCAACGGTCCGCGCCGACTACGACTTCATCCTCGACGGCAAGCGCAGCCATTGCGGGGTCGACATCTTCACGCTGATGCGGATCGACGGCGCGTGGAAGATCGCGACGATCACCTACAGCCACCTCACCACCGGCTGCGGAGCGGAGTAA
- a CDS encoding TIGR00730 family Rossman fold protein, giving the protein MKRLAVYCGSASPEDPRYVQLAYDVGAELAARGIGLVYGGGKLGLMGAVAKGAKDAGGEVIGIIPEHLVKAEVANHDCDELVTVSGMHERKQRFTDLSDGFVTIPGGVGTMDELWEAMSWSQLGYHTKPVGLLNAFGFYDHLLAFNAKMAEVGFVRPAHQNILIAATSIHELLAKMEAYQPHTPIFRMKAEEL; this is encoded by the coding sequence ATGAAACGTCTCGCTGTCTATTGCGGCTCGGCCTCGCCCGAAGACCCGCGTTATGTCCAGCTGGCCTATGATGTCGGCGCGGAACTGGCCGCGCGCGGGATCGGCCTCGTCTATGGTGGCGGCAAGCTTGGCCTGATGGGCGCGGTTGCCAAGGGCGCGAAGGATGCGGGCGGCGAGGTGATCGGCATCATCCCCGAGCATCTGGTGAAGGCCGAAGTTGCCAACCACGATTGCGATGAACTCGTCACCGTCAGCGGGATGCACGAACGCAAGCAGCGCTTCACCGATCTGTCGGACGGCTTCGTCACCATCCCCGGCGGGGTCGGCACGATGGACGAGCTGTGGGAAGCGATGAGCTGGTCGCAGCTGGGCTATCACACCAAGCCGGTGGGCCTGCTCAATGCTTTCGGCTTCTACGACCACCTGCTCGCCTTCAACGCCAAGATGGCCGAGGTCGGCTTTGTCCGCCCCGCGCATCAGAACATCCTGATCGCGGCGACGTCGATCCACGAACTGCTCGCCAAGATGGAAGCCTATCAGCCGCACACGCCGATCTTCCGCATGAAGGCCGAGGAGCTGTAA
- a CDS encoding phytoene desaturase — protein sequence MAERYAGKTACVIGAGFGGMALAVRLQSAGIATTVIESRDKPGGRAYFWERDGFTFDGGPTVITDPPCLEELWALTGHDIAEDVELMKVMPFYRLNWPDGTNFEYSNDEESLNSEIAKLNPADVAGYARFLEYSARVYEEGYLKLGTKPFLDFKSMLKAAPALIKEQAWRSVYSMVSSYIEHPKLREAFSFHSLLVGGNPMNTSSIYALIHKLEKDGGVWWARGGTNRLIAGMVRHFERLGGTMIVGDPVVQVHTLGTKATEVETKSGFRQRFDAVASNADIMHSYKDLLSGSERGKKMAKSLNRKSFSPSLFVVHFGLEGTWPGIPHHMILFAKRYKGLLDDIYKNGVVPEDFAIYLHHPTVTDPSMAPAGKSTFYALVPVSHMGKMPLDWDEVGPKLEKMILDELGRRLIPDIHNRIITKFSYAPKDFKQDLNAHMGSAFSLEPVLWQSAYLRGHNRDDVIDNYYLVGAGTHPGAGIPGVVGSAKATAGLMLEDLAKVGS from the coding sequence ATGGCCGAACGTTATGCGGGCAAGACCGCCTGCGTCATCGGCGCGGGCTTTGGCGGCATGGCGCTGGCCGTGCGGCTGCAATCGGCAGGCATCGCCACCACAGTGATCGAGAGCCGCGACAAGCCCGGCGGGCGCGCCTATTTCTGGGAGCGCGATGGCTTCACTTTTGATGGCGGGCCGACCGTGATCACCGATCCGCCGTGCCTTGAAGAACTCTGGGCGCTGACCGGCCATGACATCGCCGAAGATGTCGAGCTGATGAAGGTCATGCCGTTCTACCGCCTCAACTGGCCCGACGGCACCAACTTCGAATATTCGAACGACGAAGAAAGCCTCAACTCCGAGATCGCCAAGCTGAACCCGGCGGACGTTGCCGGTTACGCACGCTTCCTCGAATATTCGGCCCGCGTGTATGAAGAAGGCTACCTGAAGCTCGGCACCAAGCCGTTCCTCGATTTCAAGTCGATGCTGAAAGCCGCCCCTGCCCTGATCAAGGAACAGGCCTGGCGCTCGGTCTATTCGATGGTGTCGAGCTACATCGAACACCCCAAGCTGCGCGAAGCCTTCAGCTTCCACTCGCTGCTGGTCGGCGGCAACCCGATGAACACCTCGTCGATTTACGCCCTGATCCACAAGCTGGAGAAGGACGGCGGCGTATGGTGGGCGCGCGGCGGCACCAACCGCCTGATCGCGGGCATGGTGCGCCACTTCGAGCGCCTCGGCGGCACAATGATCGTCGGCGATCCGGTGGTGCAGGTCCACACGCTGGGCACCAAGGCGACCGAGGTTGAGACCAAGAGCGGCTTCCGCCAGCGCTTCGATGCGGTCGCCTCGAACGCCGACATCATGCATTCCTACAAGGACCTGCTGTCCGGCTCCGAGCGCGGCAAGAAGATGGCCAAGAGCCTCAACCGCAAGAGCTTCAGCCCCTCGCTGTTCGTGGTGCATTTCGGGCTTGAGGGCACTTGGCCCGGCATCCCGCACCACATGATCCTGTTCGCCAAGCGCTACAAAGGCCTGCTCGACGACATCTACAAGAACGGCGTGGTGCCGGAAGATTTCGCCATCTATCTCCACCACCCGACCGTGACCGATCCGAGCATGGCGCCCGCGGGCAAGAGCACCTTCTACGCACTCGTGCCCGTCAGCCACATGGGCAAGATGCCGCTCGATTGGGACGAAGTCGGACCGAAGCTGGAAAAGATGATCCTCGACGAGCTGGGCCGCCGATTGATCCCCGACATCCATAACCGGATCATCACCAAGTTCAGCTACGCGCCCAAGGACTTCAAGCAGGACCTCAACGCCCACATGGGCAGCGCCTTCAGCCTTGAGCCGGTGCTGTGGCAAAGCGCCTACCTGCGCGGCCACAACCGCGATGACGTGATCGACAACTACTACCTCGTCGGCGCCGGCACCCACCCGGGCGCGGGCATCCCCGGCGTGGTCGGCAGCGCCAAGGCGACGGCGGGCCTGATGCTGGAGGATCTGGCGAAGGTGGGTTCGTGA
- the crtY gene encoding lycopene beta-cyclase CrtY encodes MVDSPQATGTPNADSHDVIIVGGGLAGGLIALALHRHAPDCRFVVIEAGRSFGGHHRWSWFETDIRPKARTLMAGFDLNGWDEGYDITFPSLGRTLPTSYRSLASAEFHAKLIAELPAERVLLETKAASLDAGGVTLADGTRLAAKRVIDCRPFKPSKALSGGWQVFLGQQFRCETPHGLTRPIIMDASVDQLAPHGNGAAYRFVYVLPLSPTDVFIEDTYYADQPKMDADVLKGRVAEYAHRNGWKGEIVDQEAGILPVISGGDINAALAEVAIPGVALAGARGGFSHPLTSYTLPFAVDNALAIAHLIASRPALAGEALADFCKRRSKRHWRTTAYYRMLSRMLFEAAEPDKRVVVFEHFYALQGKLVERFYAGRSTWPDRLRILTGKPPVAIPRAIRALFSSGKPLNMETPA; translated from the coding sequence ATGGTCGATTCACCGCAAGCTACAGGCACGCCGAACGCCGATTCCCATGACGTGATCATCGTCGGGGGCGGGCTGGCGGGCGGGCTGATCGCGCTGGCGCTGCACCGCCATGCACCGGACTGCCGCTTCGTGGTGATCGAGGCCGGGCGCAGCTTTGGCGGGCATCACCGCTGGAGCTGGTTCGAAACCGACATCCGCCCCAAGGCGCGCACGCTGATGGCGGGCTTCGATCTCAATGGCTGGGACGAAGGCTATGACATCACCTTCCCAAGCCTCGGCCGCACTTTACCGACGTCGTATCGCTCACTCGCCAGCGCCGAATTCCACGCCAAGCTGATCGCCGAACTCCCGGCGGAGCGCGTGCTGCTGGAAACCAAGGCCGCTTCGCTCGACGCTGGCGGCGTGACGCTGGCAGACGGCACGCGGCTCGCGGCCAAGCGCGTGATCGATTGCCGGCCGTTCAAGCCGTCCAAGGCGCTGTCGGGCGGCTGGCAGGTGTTCCTCGGCCAGCAGTTCCGCTGCGAGACGCCCCACGGCCTCACCCGGCCCATCATCATGGATGCGAGCGTCGACCAGCTCGCCCCGCACGGCAACGGCGCGGCCTACCGCTTCGTCTATGTCCTGCCGCTCTCGCCCACCGATGTGTTCATCGAGGACACCTACTACGCCGACCAGCCCAAGATGGACGCTGACGTGCTGAAAGGCCGGGTTGCCGAGTACGCCCATCGCAACGGATGGAAGGGCGAGATCGTCGATCAGGAGGCGGGCATCCTGCCGGTGATCTCGGGCGGCGATATCAATGCCGCACTAGCCGAAGTCGCTATCCCCGGCGTCGCGCTGGCGGGCGCGCGCGGCGGGTTTTCGCATCCGCTCACGAGCTACACCCTGCCGTTTGCCGTCGATAATGCGCTCGCGATCGCGCATCTGATCGCCAGCCGTCCGGCGCTGGCGGGCGAGGCGCTTGCCGATTTCTGCAAGCGCCGGTCCAAGCGGCACTGGCGCACCACCGCCTATTACCGGATGCTCAGCCGGATGCTGTTCGAAGCGGCCGAGCCGGACAAGCGCGTGGTGGTGTTCGAACATTTCTACGCCCTGCAAGGCAAACTGGTCGAGCGATTCTACGCCGGTCGTTCCACTTGGCCGGATCGGCTGCGCATCCTGACGGGCAAGCCGCCCGTAGCTATCCCGCGCGCGATCCGTGCGCTGTTTTCCTCAGGTAAGCCTCTCAACATGGAGACCCCGGCATGA